In Prosthecomicrobium sp. N25, one DNA window encodes the following:
- a CDS encoding ABC transporter substrate-binding protein: protein MALRLLQKSLLAAALLAGSSVLALAGGTLRIGMTASDIPLTTGQTDNGGEGMRFLGYTAYDSLVEWDLSSADKPSTIVPGLATSWAVDAADKTKWTFKLRPGVKFHDGSDFTADSVVWNLEKLLNKDAPQFDPRQSAQGRSRIPAVASYKAVDPLTVEIVTKTPDATLPYQIAWIMMSSPANWEKQGKSWDAVAKSPSGTGPWKITAFVPREKAEMVPNPDYWDKARVPKLDKLVVVPLPEPSARTAALRSGQVDWIENPAPDTVASLKSAGFKIVTNAYPHNWTWHLSRVDGSPWNDVRVRKAANLAIDREGMKELLSGLMIPAEGFLPPGHQWFGRPTFKLKHDPEAAKKLLAEAGYGPNKPLETKILISPSGSGQMLPLPMNEFVQQNLAEVGIKVSFEVVEWNTLINIWRAGAKHESSKGATGMNYTYFIQDPFTGFIRHLQCNLAPPAGTNWGFYCDPEMDKLFDEVRSTFDPAAQQKTLEKIHEKYVDEALFLMVTHDVNARAMSPKVKGFVQAQNWFQNFSSVTMD from the coding sequence ATGGCCCTCCGTCTCCTCCAGAAGTCCCTCTTGGCCGCCGCACTCCTCGCCGGCTCCTCGGTGCTCGCGCTCGCCGGCGGTACGCTCCGGATCGGCATGACCGCCTCGGACATCCCCCTCACGACGGGCCAGACCGACAACGGCGGCGAGGGCATGCGCTTCCTCGGCTACACGGCCTACGACTCGCTCGTCGAGTGGGACCTCTCGTCGGCCGACAAGCCCTCCACCATCGTGCCGGGCCTCGCGACCTCCTGGGCGGTCGATGCGGCCGACAAGACCAAGTGGACCTTCAAGCTGCGCCCCGGCGTCAAGTTCCACGACGGCAGCGACTTCACGGCGGACTCGGTCGTCTGGAACCTGGAGAAGCTCCTCAACAAGGACGCGCCGCAGTTCGATCCGCGCCAGTCGGCCCAGGGCCGCTCGCGCATCCCGGCGGTGGCGAGCTACAAGGCGGTCGATCCGCTGACCGTCGAGATCGTCACCAAGACCCCGGACGCCACGCTGCCCTACCAGATCGCCTGGATCATGATGTCCTCGCCCGCCAACTGGGAGAAGCAGGGCAAGAGTTGGGACGCCGTCGCCAAGAGCCCGTCGGGCACCGGCCCGTGGAAGATCACGGCCTTCGTGCCACGCGAGAAGGCCGAGATGGTGCCGAACCCGGACTACTGGGACAAGGCGCGCGTGCCCAAGCTCGACAAGCTCGTCGTCGTCCCCCTCCCCGAGCCGTCCGCCCGTACCGCCGCGCTTCGCTCCGGTCAGGTCGACTGGATCGAGAACCCGGCCCCGGACACGGTGGCGTCGCTGAAGTCGGCCGGTTTCAAGATCGTCACCAACGCCTATCCGCACAATTGGACCTGGCACCTGTCGCGGGTCGACGGTTCTCCCTGGAACGACGTACGGGTGCGCAAGGCCGCGAACCTGGCGATCGACCGTGAGGGTATGAAGGAACTGCTCTCGGGGCTGATGATTCCCGCCGAGGGCTTCCTGCCGCCGGGCCACCAGTGGTTCGGCCGCCCGACCTTCAAGCTGAAGCACGACCCCGAGGCCGCCAAGAAGCTGCTCGCCGAAGCCGGCTACGGGCCGAACAAGCCGCTCGAGACCAAGATCCTGATCTCGCCGTCCGGCTCCGGCCAGATGCTGCCGTTGCCCATGAACGAGTTCGTGCAGCAGAACCTCGCCGAGGTCGGCATCAAGGTGTCCTTCGAGGTGGTCGAATGGAACACGCTGATCAACATCTGGCGCGCCGGAGCCAAGCACGAGAGCTCCAAGGGCGCCACGGGCATGAACTACACCTACTTCATCCAGGACCCCTTCACGGGCTTCATCCGGCATCTCCAGTGCAACCTCGCGCCGCCGGCCGGCACCAACTGGGGCTTCTACTGCGATCCCGAGATGGACAAGCTCTTCGACGAGGTCCGCTCCACCTTCGACCCGGCCGCGCAGCAGAAGACCCTCGAGAAGATCCATGAAAAGTACGTCGACGAGGCGCTCTTCCTGATGGTGACCCACGACGTCAACGCCCGCGCCATGAGCCCGAAGGTCAAGGGCTTCGTACAGGCGCAGAACTGGTTCCAGAACTTCTCCTCCGTCACCATGGACTGA
- a CDS encoding inositol monophosphatase family protein, producing the protein MTGLSAHVPSYRLSILIRAARLGGSVALAHRADPGAAMDMVEKKARDYQTEGDRAVERAIAAEILEAIPGVAIVGEEQVADRAGVSGLTVLIDPIDGTTNFAWGIPFFSVCIALQENGETIAGVVHDPVRGETFAAERGRGATLNGRRLHVPAGRGIDRAVVGASIPVPGQLRNIGDAAYRAAFWRVAERASAVRRMGSAALSIAYVAAGRHDAFFEDGLSPYDYAAAVLCVVEAGGIVTGFDGGPIPPTGAILAATPAVHAWLVEGFRPA; encoded by the coding sequence ATGACCGGACTTTCGGCGCATGTCCCGAGCTACCGTCTCTCGATCCTGATCCGCGCGGCCCGCCTCGGCGGCTCGGTGGCGCTCGCCCATCGCGCCGACCCGGGCGCCGCGATGGACATGGTCGAGAAGAAGGCCCGCGATTACCAGACCGAGGGGGACCGCGCGGTCGAGCGGGCGATCGCGGCGGAAATCCTGGAGGCCATACCGGGGGTGGCCATCGTCGGCGAGGAGCAGGTCGCGGACCGTGCCGGGGTGAGCGGGCTCACCGTGCTGATCGACCCGATCGACGGCACCACCAACTTCGCCTGGGGCATCCCGTTCTTCTCGGTCTGCATCGCCCTGCAGGAGAACGGGGAGACGATCGCGGGCGTGGTGCACGACCCCGTCCGCGGCGAGACCTTCGCGGCCGAGCGTGGGCGCGGCGCGACGCTGAACGGCCGGCGGCTGCACGTGCCGGCCGGTCGTGGCATCGACCGCGCCGTCGTGGGCGCCAGCATCCCGGTGCCGGGCCAGTTGCGCAACATCGGTGACGCCGCCTACCGGGCGGCCTTCTGGCGGGTCGCCGAGCGGGCGAGCGCTGTCCGGCGTATGGGGTCGGCCGCGCTCTCGATCGCCTATGTGGCCGCGGGCCGCCACGACGCCTTCTTCGAGGACGGCCTCTCGCCCTACGACTACGCCGCCGCCGTCCTCTGCGTCGTGGAGGCCGGTGGCATCGTCACCGGTTTCGACGGCGGACCGATCCCCCCGACCGGCGCGATCCTCGCCGCCACGCCTGCCGTCCACGCCTGGCTCGTCGAGGGGTTCCGGCCCGCCTAG
- a CDS encoding ABC transporter ATP-binding protein: protein MSATVPAPLPPLLSVRDLTVSFPIGKGLFGRTALRAVDGVSLDLARGEITGLVGESGSGKTTFGRALLKAAPIAAGRVTYRDEEIEHEVVGLDGAALADYRRRAQLVFQDPYASLSPRMTVRDIIAEPLEVMGLAATRAEADRRVRAIAARCRLNLEHLRRYPHAFSGGQRQRIAIARALVAAPRFLVADEAVAALDVSIQADVLNLVRELQRETGLTVLFISHNLAVVAHVCDRVAVMYLGKVVETGPTRRLFAAPRHPYTRALLSAIPSLDPDDRQRAGRLQGEIPSPIAPPPGCRFHTRCPLAVARCAAEAPALEPADRPDHAVACHRWRDAAAGGIA from the coding sequence ATGAGCGCCACCGTGCCTGCACCACTCCCCCCGCTCCTTTCCGTCCGCGACCTGACGGTCTCGTTCCCGATCGGCAAGGGGCTGTTCGGCCGAACCGCCCTGAGGGCGGTCGACGGCGTGTCGCTCGACCTCGCCAGGGGCGAGATCACCGGGCTCGTCGGCGAGAGCGGATCGGGAAAAACAACCTTCGGACGCGCGCTCCTCAAGGCTGCTCCGATCGCGGCCGGTCGCGTGACCTATCGAGACGAGGAAATCGAGCACGAGGTGGTGGGCCTCGACGGCGCAGCGCTGGCCGATTACCGCCGCCGTGCACAACTGGTGTTCCAGGATCCCTACGCCTCCTTGAGCCCACGCATGACGGTACGGGACATCATCGCCGAGCCGCTCGAGGTCATGGGCCTCGCCGCGACGCGGGCCGAGGCCGATCGGCGCGTCCGCGCCATCGCGGCCCGGTGCCGGCTCAACCTCGAGCACCTGCGCCGCTATCCGCACGCCTTCTCGGGCGGCCAGCGCCAGCGGATCGCGATCGCGAGGGCCCTCGTCGCCGCCCCGCGCTTCCTGGTCGCCGACGAGGCCGTTGCGGCGCTCGACGTCTCCATCCAGGCGGACGTGCTCAATCTGGTGCGCGAGTTGCAGCGGGAGACGGGGCTGACGGTCCTCTTCATCAGCCACAACCTGGCGGTCGTCGCTCATGTCTGCGACCGAGTGGCGGTGATGTACCTCGGCAAGGTCGTCGAGACGGGGCCGACCCGCCGCCTCTTCGCCGCGCCGAGGCACCCATACACGCGCGCCCTGCTCTCGGCGATCCCCTCCCTCGACCCTGACGACCGGCAGAGGGCGGGGCGGCTCCAGGGCGAGATACCCTCCCCTATCGCGCCGCCGCCGGGGTGCCGCTTCCACACCCGCTGCCCGTTGGCCGTCGCGCGTTGCGCCGCGGAGGCGCCGGCCCTGGAGCCGGCCGACCGGCCGGACCATGCCGTCGCCTGCCATCGCTGGCGCGATGCGGCCGCCGGCGGCATCGCCTGA
- a CDS encoding ABC transporter ATP-binding protein: protein MLLSIEGLTVTFRTEEGPVTAVEDASLEIREGEVVGLVGESGSGKSVLARSVMQLNPRNARYGAGGRILFHGPSGPVDVLALERAEDLRVVRGGSVSMIFQEPMASFAPAISIGSQMVEQLRLHTDVSAKRAREIAVEMLDRVGISDPSRRFDQYAFELSGGMRQRAMIAMALSTRPRLLIADEPTTALDVTIQAQVLDLMSELVAELGMAVLLITHDLGVVAGIADRIAVMYLGRIVEAGPVRAAVRSPAHPYTRGLFAAIPRLDDLDRPLMPVPGDIPSPLERPAGCPFHTRCAVVVGPVCRERVPARLAVGPGHGAACHRLAVADPA from the coding sequence ATGCTTCTCTCCATCGAGGGCCTTACGGTCACGTTCCGGACCGAGGAGGGGCCGGTCACGGCAGTGGAGGACGCCTCGCTCGAGATCCGGGAGGGCGAGGTCGTGGGCCTCGTCGGCGAGAGCGGGTCCGGCAAGTCGGTGCTCGCCCGTTCGGTCATGCAGCTCAACCCGCGCAACGCGCGCTACGGCGCGGGCGGCCGCATCCTCTTCCACGGGCCCTCCGGCCCTGTCGACGTCCTGGCGCTCGAGCGGGCGGAGGATCTCAGGGTCGTGCGCGGCGGCTCCGTCTCGATGATCTTCCAGGAGCCGATGGCGTCCTTCGCGCCGGCGATCTCCATCGGCAGCCAAATGGTCGAGCAGCTGCGGCTGCACACGGACGTGTCCGCCAAGCGCGCCCGCGAGATCGCGGTGGAGATGCTCGACCGGGTCGGCATCTCCGATCCGTCGCGCCGCTTCGACCAGTATGCCTTCGAGCTTTCCGGTGGCATGCGGCAGCGCGCCATGATCGCCATGGCGCTGTCGACACGCCCGCGGCTGCTGATCGCCGACGAGCCGACGACCGCCCTCGACGTGACCATACAGGCCCAGGTGTTGGACCTCATGTCCGAACTCGTCGCCGAGCTCGGCATGGCGGTTCTGCTGATCACCCACGACCTCGGCGTCGTGGCCGGGATCGCGGACCGCATCGCCGTCATGTATCTCGGCCGTATCGTCGAGGCGGGCCCTGTCCGCGCCGCGGTCCGGTCGCCGGCGCATCCCTATACGCGAGGCCTCTTCGCCGCAATTCCACGCCTCGACGATCTCGACCGTCCGCTCATGCCGGTGCCGGGGGACATTCCCTCCCCGCTCGAACGGCCGGCCGGCTGCCCCTTCCACACCCGCTGCGCGGTCGTGGTCGGGCCTGTCTGCCGCGAGCGGGTTCCCGCGCGGCTCGCCGTCGGACCCGGCCATGGCGCCGCCTGCCACCGCCTTGCCGTAGCGGACCCTGCATGA